DNA from Plectropomus leopardus isolate mb chromosome 11, YSFRI_Pleo_2.0, whole genome shotgun sequence:
TTGTTTCCCCTTTTTGCTTCTCATTAAAAAATTCTAGTACTTGCACTCATGATAGTCACAGGGCTAACGTTAGCGTGTCCATTTCTAAAATTAGCCCAACTTAATGCCACGAGCCAAACCTAAACACCAAGAGCAGGTTTGACAACACTCACCTCCgttttgaagacattttgggATTCCTTAAAAGACTCCCGTTTATTTGACTGGAACGAAAAAAGTCCTCTCTGCTGCATAATTAGGAAATACGTCGTAGcttgttttttccccagatTGTCATTGCGGCTGTACTATATCTCCTGGTCCTCGGTCCCAGCAGCAGCGCCGAGTACTTCAGTAACATACTTAATGCTGCCTTCAagtgctcctcggaaatatcgtACCATTATAATTACCTAATTTTGCTTAGCTAGCTACacaaatgtgcaactactaaaagtagcTGCAATCacactagtaaaaaaaaacaatgaaatacactttttccatgctttccgccatttctgctgccctgtaACGTCACCCAAATGTCACAACTCTGCAACTGAGGTACCTTCAAAATTTGTCCATGTGCTTGTAATTCGTAAATACGGTAAATacgatatttccgaggagcacaTAAAGGCAGCATGAATACCGTTTTTgtgtatctgtactttacttgagtttttatttttattcttagaGACCATATTACTTTGACTCCATGACATTTAGAAGACAAACATTGTACTTCTGACTAAACTACATTTCTATGAAGGCTTTTGTTGCTTGTTACATTTGCTTTGAAGTCTGCAGATTATTTCTTTTCCTTATCTAAAATGCATAAATCCATAAATTGTGGTCATAAACTGTGAGAGGTCAAGCTGTTTCAGTAATCACTTTAGCAATTTTTGTATCttcttgtagttgtttttgtcgTCGTTTGGGTCTGCAAAGTAAATGGGGGGGGGTAATTTTGGGTCTCTTTCTGGTCAGTATTCGTTAATTTGAGTggcattttgcaagtgaaggccaTGGCCTCTTACACTTCAGGCTCCTGGGCCTCTACCCGGTAGGCTCGTTCGCTTATCTGTCCTTGTGTATTAGCATCAAATTATAGGCTAACTAAAGAGCCaagagtaaaagtactcattttgCAAAGTAGCCTGTTTcagaaaaatatacagtatattaaagCACTGGTGGTGCATTAATGTGCAGCCTTAGCATCACTCATGTTGAAGCTTGTAGTTTAACTACTTTAACTACTTTATCCACTGCAGGATAGGGgccaaaaatttttttaaaataccttgaagacacacaaaattaccccaataAGACATAAATCTACATCAAAGAGACTCAAACCACTacaaagagaacaaaacatcacaagagacacaaaaggactaCAGAGCAACACAACAGAACAAAGGGGGCATAAATGTACCTTAAGCAAGACTAGTGTACTTCCACAAGATACAAAATTATGTCAGGAGTcccaaaacaatcacaaaagaCAGAATGAATACAAAGCAACCCAAAAGGACCAAAATACGTAAAATAAccttaaagagaaacaaaattaccaaaataagatgagacacaaaattattttaaagagacCCAAActaaaaagagatacaaaacaaccacaaagagacagaaaatgatggcaaagacacacaaaagaactaaagaaagacaaaaaattaccaccaaaaaagatgcattacaaccacaaatagacacaaaaacgcctgaagtctgtgtgtcttgctcctatgtaggagaggtgttGGGGTCCTTTGCAAATATGTGTCCAGGgacccattgtctcataatacGCCCACGTGGGTAGTCCCATCCACAATAATGCATCATAATTTCTttgttaatttgcattttgctttaatAATCAGAATCTGTAAAGTCACTAATGTCATCATATAAATTCAATGGAGTAACAAGTACTGTCtcctgaaatgtagtggagtagaattATAAGGTAgcattaaatggaaatacaCAAGTATAGTAGAAGTACCTCAAAATTTAACTGAACaatagtacttgagtaaatatacttagttacaCTCCGCCACTGAGTACAGCATCATCATACTGTATGGCCTTAAAATAACCAGTACTGAATCAACACCTGTCTGACCAACAAATCAGAACATATGAGTCATAAAAGAGCTATTGTTTTGGATTGTATTAGATAGtgtaagttttctttttttctctaattaaatatgtaaaaactgaaatgtcagAGCCTCATTATGCTGCCTTTTATCTCAAACACCGATGCAGATGTACATCATCTCATCATAcatcatttaaatataatatttaccaaaacacaaacatcagaaTGATTCAATTATTCGATATATCTGGTATCAATAGCCTACACACATCTAGGTTGTGCTCATACATTTGTGTTGTATCATATATGAATGTTGATGTTTCATTGTTTGCTGCTCTTCATCTACAGGGTTGcatgtattttgcatttttagaaGTAAACCAAATTATGAAACAGATATTTCAGTGTAGCGACAGCACTGCTGTCATGAACTTACTGCCTCTTCTCACTCTGATGAATGGACTCTAATCCATCTGTGCTTTCAAAAATCAGCCTTGAACTCTAACAGTAAATCCTCTGAGCGCTAATCCATGAGCAACTGGCATCAGGCAGAGTAGCCATCAAGGGGACAAATTAAGCACAATGCATCTGACACAGAAATAACACCACAGACTGATAATGCTGAAATAATGAGGATTTAAGGCATAAATCATTATAGTCATAATCAGTTATAATGGCACTGCTCAAAAAGGTTTGGAGGAAAATTTCTCGTTTGTTTCACAAGCAGAACTCAAAGTCTGTGATGGGTACATTTAATGGTGTGCTTGCAGAGGACAGGCTTTCTCTGAAATGTGATTAAGGTCAGAAACTGTTAATTGCTCATAATATGATGAGTTAAGggtgatatttttattaaaatgtctttaatcttTGATGACCTCTTTTGGTTGCATTGCAATAAGATCTAAGTCAGATTTAGTAAATGGTTTATGCAAGCTACTTTATATTCTTTTGTATAACCATTGCAACAGTAGGTTATAACTGCAATGATTTATCAATTAgttataatttattaaattaatcaccAATTTATGTGATAGATTAATCAGTTTGAGTATTTAGTTTTCTGATTTGAGCTACTTAGATGTGAATATCACTGTAACAAATTGctacaaaaatattgcaaaaatttgaacaataatgtagttttttgagaggaaaaaaaactgtggatCTTTATGCGTTTTGGTGCCAATACTACACTGCGACCCTCATATTCTACCGTAGAATACTTTAATAAATTTAactgtattatattattgaAGTCATTTACAGTAGTGACACTGTAAGATGACAGGAGGATGCTGGCAACACAGCTGCCATGGGTTACtataattttacaggaaaatttgTTACAGATTTTTGGTTTCTTCACTCCTATGTGACattaaactaaatatctttgggttgtggacaaaacaagacattcatGGACTCTTTGGCTTTGGGAAACGATGAACataatattgcacattttttggcaatttatagaccaaacaacaaaTTGACTTAATTTATAGACTACAtaactaatcgattaattgaaAAGACAGACACTGCAATAAAAAGAATCATTATTTGCAACCTTTGTATAGGCTGAGCACTTGTAGCCTAAATTCATTACTCAAATGAACAACCACTATTACTAGAAGTAGAAAATGTGCCAGAAGAAGCATTATTTTCTTCaaatgatgatttatttttgacttcCACTCTTGAGAAAGACGATTAATGACTTTGGAACTGGGATTTCTGATAAAACATTGATATAGACGGTGCCCATTAATTTACttataggcaaaaaaaaaaaaagtctattcaGTGcttgtgctgtgcagtgtattCAGTCTGTTCCTTTCCAGGGCAACATGTGCAGTTTCATGAAGTGTTACATAACCTCCTGGCATCAAAGCAGCGCGCTATGAAGCCGAGAGGTGCTGGCTGCGTCTTTAACGCGGCAGGTAACACTGACATGAGGACCACTCGCCACAGATTTAGGCGGAAGCTGTTATCCTGTTTTGACCGCATTCCAGCccgtttttttccccttcagcaTGTTTAGGATATGTCGTCAGCTTTGTGGTCATTGACGCAGCGTTATCcagaaggtgtgtgtttgcacgaATAGACACGCACATTACGAGCTGCCTCTGCGTCTGTAGCGCCTGTGCCCCTCCCTCTCTGACTCCCAGCATCACTGGCAGCCCGGTGATGCTGTCATAAACCGGAGAATAAATTCCCGTTTAACGACCCTGAAGGGGGGGCGTCGTATTTTGTGAATGGTTATTATGGTTGGCTGCATTAATTTGTAAGTACAGGCCTTTAATGTGTTATTGGATGCGACCCCATTCAGAGACACAACACAAACCGTTTGTTATAggctgttgctgtttttatttgggCTTTTGCTGCACGCATCGTGTATGCGTATAGCCGCGATCGGGGTGAATAATAAATTTCACTCGGAGGTTTTTTTGAGGCTTTCCAAGGGCAGCAGTGAGCGACACAGTGCGGCAGCGATGTGCACGTCTGACGGCTAGACGGAGCAAGCGGGAAGGAGCCTTTTTTCTGCAGCTGTAGTCGCTGAGTTGTCAGAGTTCTCGCTCATATCCAGGGTTCAAGCTCTCTGCTTTCGCTCCTCACTCGGTTCACCGCCTGGCTTTAGGATGCGACGTCATGACTTGATCGCGCCTGACAGATGTTGCTGTGTTGCAGTTGCACGGGTATAGATCCTCCGCTTGCTCTCGCTGTTTTGGGGGGatgattctgtaaaaaaaaaaaaaaaaaaacggttcgTGCGATAAATGCCAAGTCCTCGCTTTATGCTCGGAGAGATCGCAACATTCATTTAGTCTTCGGGATTGCATAAAATGATACCTGGATCTGCCGCATCAATGCTACCATCTGCAGAAGCTGCGAAATTGTACCAGACCAATTACGTCCGCAACTCCCGTGTCATCGGACTTTTATGGGCCATCTTCACTATCCTGTTCGGTATTGTTAACGTGACCATCTTCTCACAGCCCTATTGGATTGGGGATGGCGTGGATACGCCGCAGGCCGGCTACTTCGGCCTTTTTCACTATTGCGTCGGAGACGGCATCTCCAGAGAGCTGGCCTGCCAGGGCAGCTTCACCGAGTTCGCCGCTATCCCCTCCACCGCGTTCAAGGCCGCCTCCTTCTTCATCGGCATGTCCATGATGCTGGTTGTCACCTGCATCGGCTGCTTCAGTCTCTTCTTCCTGCTCAGCACCTCCACCGTGTACAAGATCTGCGGCTGGATGCAAGCAGCATCAGGTAAGTGTCTTTAAGAGCCTCCTATAGCGGGGTGCAGGGGCGGAGGGGACCTTGAAAGGGGCTTAGAGGATAGTTCACTGTCGCTATATCCACAACATGCAGTGAAGGCATATAAAAAACGTGACAGTTATCTTCATAGCTGCACTTAACACTGTGACAGGATATATTTTCTGAAAGGAAGGGGACAAAAAAGGTCTTAGGGACATGATAAGTGTCTAAGGGGCCTACATTCTTTCTATTTTAGGGTCCTTAACATTCCTTAAGGTTTTGGAAAACCCCTAAACTGGGGTGGATTTTAATTTGACTGATGGGTTGATTAGATAAATGAGCTGTCAATATGAGCAGCCAAAGTGAAGATAAGCTGTCCAGGATCTCCCCTGGAGCTGTCAGCCCACACTGCTGAACACACAGTGCTGTTCATGGTGCTGAAGTCTGGCTGAGGACATTGCTGGTGTATTTACAGTCAGTCTGTCACTTAATAACAGTATACGCTACAGGTGTATTCACATATGTATACAAGAGTTAATCATCTCATCACACTGTATTTTACAATATCTAAATAACATCCTGTGAGACCTACCCTGTTATCTCAGTATTTTACTGATGTAAACAACACATCTGTAACTTGAAACGTCAATAACATTAGGGATTTTACTTAATTTTCCGAAAAAATTCTGACATTCTTCCTGTGACCGAAGAAGTCAGCTGTgtcacaaaatacaacaatacaaaaaaaaaaacatttagccaaacaacaaaaccacactATAAACACCACAAATCACAGCATTATGAAAAGTGGATGCAGTGCAATAAATAACTGTTAGTTGCTGCCTTGTGTTTGCATTGTTGTGGAAAATTGTTCTGTACAACACTCCCACGCAATTAGTGAACACATTTGATTTAAAGCAAACTGtaatacaaagagacaaaagcaTCTCACATCGTAATTGTCTCAGTGTCTCAAACTgggtgttttcatattttacaacatttcagagacaaagaaagTAGGTGTGACTGGCCATCTGTCCAAAGATAACAAGCTCTCATCCAAACCCAAAAAGCCAATATTACCACAGTCGCATTATAGACATACAAATCTGTTTCAACTTTCAGTCTGGAGCCTCTTAGTTACTCCTGAGGTCCCTGCTTCCTGAAGGACTGTTAGAAACCACAGTTCTGTTTGTCTCAAGTGACCAGTCATAACAACCCCAAGTAATGTTTGATTATAGTTTGCTTTCTCATTAAAATTATAACCTTATTCATTAATGTCTACAATACCTACCAGCATGCGTATCAGAAAACTCATCAGTCCATTACGGAGTGGCAGCAGCTTTCAATTAGGAACCTGCAATTAGGCCCAGTACTGACCTTTGTAAGCTAATCAGGTATTGGCCATAAAGGGTCCAATGCTTTGTTAATATCtttgtcaaatattttctgCTGTCATTTGCCCAGTCATgatcatttttcaaattcagttaTGATGCAGTCCACAGTCTAATGTTAACCTTACATGAAAAAGATCCTAATCAACACAGTGAGGAACACAGATCAAATCTACCTCTCTATCCGATAAGACTTCAGACCTGTACTCTGTATTGGCAGATACTATGAGTTAAGATGAGGGCTGCACAACTGATCAAAATTTCATCAAAATTGCAGGAGCTGCGACTTTTTGATACAAGTAAAACCATGTCACAACATGCATTTAGAAATGAAGTattgtggtgctacagagatgctCCAGCCTACAAATCATGATCTGGGTGGAAGCGAAAatgcttgtttggtacagacccCATTAAcaatcacatcatcatttttagtttttttttccagtaaaattcaaatgcaaaaaaCTACAATTCAGGGACATGTATTGTGGCTCAAGCCagtctttgctttatttttttcattaccttGAGGTCAGTTTCTCACCATTTTCATTATTACCCTTTCTCCTGATACATCACCACAACCAAAATGCAACTAACACCTCTGAAGAGTGCACATCTCTTTTCACGATGGTGCAGTGTTACTGGATGATGCAATGCAGAATTTACAAATGCAGCAATTTTAatgagacacatacacacatgggGGTCCTccgccagaaaattttgagcatcaaacgctttatttgctgaattttggtgatttaataTGCACTAATTTATGCCTTTTCTGCTTcaacttcattttttaattgtgtcaAAGTAAATGCCCTCcactgtgttcatgttttttattgagggggacaaatgcacatgttcttaATACTGAAGGGGTTGTCCCTTGCCTCCCCTCTGAAATCTTCAATGCAGCCAAATCTAATGTGAAGGGTCTTTCTGCAGTCTATCCTCAGctaacaggtgtgtgtgtgtgagtgtgtttgtatggTGAGGGTGTTGAGGGGTGTTTAAATGTTGTCCAGGTCAGCGGTTCAGCTGCTGGCAGCATTTTGTCACTGTAACTGTGAGCTAATGTCATGCAGCGTGAGCGGAGGCCTTCATCATCTGAAAGGAGTCCAAACATTCCCAACATCAGTCTGCTCAGTTGAAGCCAGTGGTCGAAGCAGCCGGCTTCCTGTTCGCAACAAACAGAAATGAGGGAGGGGGATTATTTGGAAAAGCTCCAGCTCAGTGTGTTATGTTGGGCTGAATTAATGCAATAAGCCTGTTTAATGAGGAGACCGCCGGGCTTTGTGCTTCTGCAGCTAAGAGATGAAAGAGAAAGCCAAGAGGAGAGACCCTGACCACGGCAAGCTGGCACTGGGATGCCTAATGAGGAAGCATGGCTGCTTAGCACTGTCAAACTTCATTACGCTTTAGCTGAAGGTTAAACTCACGCTGCCTTCGCTTACTAGCCCTGTGGAGGACAGGTGGCCCACTGGCATCTGTAATGGGCCCCTTACTGTCAGCTGATGTTTTGATGAGGAGATACAAATCATCAATTTGATAGTGATAAATGgccagaatgtgtgtgtgtgtgtgtgtgtgtgtgtgtctgtgtgtacaagagaaacaggaaaacagAGTGGGAAACCACTGTCTTGTTTCTGTATTGctctcttttcctttatttactATTGCCACATCTCATCTCATGCTAACCAGCGCCAGTTTTGTTTTCCCATTTCAAGAGACAGCACAGGTGAATGGGGTTACATTTTTAACCAATAGATACCACAGTGAAACTTCCCAATTTGATTACTTGTAATAAGACAATCATTTTCTATATAACAAGTTTTTTGATAAcgtatatttaaatatgcaattgaACCATTATCTAATAAAATATGCACTAGTTTGAATACATTTCAagaacagaaatctgaacaATGGATAAAGCCAGGCTCAAAACTCTTGTTGCCCTTTGTTGCCACATTAGAGTATAAGTTTTTTACTGATGGGATTTTGGatatctctttttatctctcAATAATTCAGAAAACACTTGCAACAGCCATAAAAACTTATGAAAAct
Protein-coding regions in this window:
- the LOC121950334 gene encoding LHFPL tetraspan subfamily member 3 protein-like, producing MIPGSAASMLPSAEAAKLYQTNYVRNSRVIGLLWAIFTILFGIVNVTIFSQPYWIGDGVDTPQAGYFGLFHYCVGDGISRELACQGSFTEFAAIPSTAFKAASFFIGMSMMLVVTCIGCFSLFFLLSTSTVYKICGWMQAASGVCLVLGCMIYPDGWDSDEVRRMCGEQTDKYSLGACSVRWAYILAIMGILDALILSFLAFVLGNRQDGLMTEELLAESKEGGNA